Proteins encoded in a region of the Cheilinus undulatus linkage group 8, ASM1832078v1, whole genome shotgun sequence genome:
- the LOC121513045 gene encoding uncharacterized protein LOC121513045, whose protein sequence is MNLVRNKTLHPNMRDDEVLVVENAIRLAIDSIINVLYGVNSARTHEYQRMVADRDKEIQRLERRLGEVELELQELRQHGCTSRLLEKEQSLVTESLSSGEPQEGGLSVFEQRCMDTEMATGQQECEMSLSLGLFARPSSHVSSQSQESALPSSPSRHGLDQTCTPHSSNSSGVSEAARNLPTSPSSVVVKEEPCDMDAVLIKLEMSEERITEIPESTSSLCQEQESPSVTRKLESREQNNSKEKPHADLDGHKVTQGGQLRNKKRNVPMSELPEEVQKLKRAAWRAASRRYYARKVARQQANPLHSAPYLQMTDSHFTQPISFVQRRRKVLTSELPAGSQTHQREAWRGVSKRHYSRKTARHQTDQSQFILLNTDPSGETQGPNSGGIMCS, encoded by the exons ATGAATTTGgtcagaaataaaactttgcaCCCGAACATGCGTGACGACGAGGTTCTCGTGGTGGAAAACGCCATCCGGCTAGCGATAGACTCGATAATAAACGTGCTGTACGGTGTCAACAGTGCCAGGACTCATGAGTACCAGCGGATGGTGGCCGACAGGGACAAAGAGATCCAGAGGCTGGAGCGCAGGCTGGGGGAAGTAGAGCTCGAGCTGCAGGAGCTGCGTCAACATGGGTGCACGAGCAGGCTCCTGGAGAAGGAGCAGAGCCTCGTTACGGAATCACTGAGCTCCGGGGAGCCTCAGGAGGGAGGACTGAGCGTGTTTGAACAGCGCTGCATGGACACGGAAATGGCAACGGGGCAGCAGGAGTGTGAAATGAGTTTATCAT TGGGCCTTTTTGCTCGTCCCTCCTCTCATGTCTCCTCTCAAAGCCAAGAATCAGCTCTTCCATCCTCCCCCAGCAGACACGGTCTGGACCAGACCTGCACCCCCCACTCATCGAACTCCTCAGGTGTCTCAGAGGCAGCCAGGAATCTGCCCACATCTCCCAGCAGTGTTGTCGTCAAAGAAGAGCCTTGTGACATGGACGCAGTTTTAATCAAGTTGGAAATGAGTGAGGAGAGAATCACTGAGATCCCAGAGAGCACAAGCAGTCTGTGTCAGGAACAAGAGAGCCCCAGTGTGACAA GGAAACTGGAGAGCAGAGAGCAGAATAACTCAAAGGAGAAACCTCACGCAGACTTGGATGGACACAAAGTCACTCAGGGAGGGCAGCTGAG GAACAAGAAGAGGAACGTGCCGATGTCCGAGCTGCCAGAGGAGGTTCAGAAACTGAAGCGAGCGGCCTGGAGAGCAGCATCCAGGCGGTACTATGCCAGAAAAGTAGCCCGCCAACAAGCAAACCCTTTACACTCTGCCCCTTACCTCCAAATGACAGACTCCCATTTCACACAGCCCATCTCTTTCGTGCAGAGGAGAAGGAAGGTGCTGACATCAGAGTTACCCGCAGGGTCTCAGACGCATCAGAGGGAGGCATGGAGAGGTGTATCCAAGAGGCACTATTCTCGAAAAACAGCTCGCCATCAGACTGATCAGTCACAGTTCATACTGTTGAACACCGATCCAAGTGGAGAAACACAGGGACCAAACAGTGGAGGAATCATGTGTAGCTGA